The genomic DNA ATATAGGTGACCGGTCTCGAAATGATAGTCTGGGAAGATGGGACCACTCCGAGGCCAAGATGTCTGAACCGATCCGTTTTTACTACCGCGGCGCCGTGCATGAAGTACGCGATGCCGCCCCCACGCAGACCGTGCTGCAGCACCTGCGCGAGGACCTGCATTGCACCGGCACCAAGGAAGGCTGTGCCGAGGGCGACTGCGGCGCGTGCACCGTCGTACTGGGCAGTGTCGTCGACGGCAAGCTGGAACTGAAGGCGGTCAACTCGTGCATCCAGCTGACGCCCACGCTGGACGGCAAGGCGCTGTTCACGGTAGAGGACCTGCAGCAGCCTGACGGCGCCTTGCACCCGGTGCAGCAGGCGCTGGTCGAATGCCACGGCTCCCAATGCGGTTTCTGCACGCCGGGCTTTGCGATGTCGCTGTGGGGCATGTACCTGAAACTGGACGGCGCCACGCCGGCGCGCAAGCAGATCGACGACTGCCTGTCCGGCAACCTGTGCCGCTGTACCGGCTACCGTCCCATCATCGACGCGGCCAAGCGGATGGTGGAGCTGCCGCCGGTGACGTTCGACACGGTCCGGTTGACCGAGCAACTGGCCGCGCTCAAGCGTGACCGGCTGGCCGTCTACAGCACGCATGGCCAGACCTTCCTGGCGCCGCGCACCTTGGACGAGCTGGTGCAGCTGCGCGCCGCCAACCCGGCCGCGACCCTGCTGGCCGGCAGTACCGACGTGGGACTGTGGATCACCAAGCAGATGCGCGAACTGGGCGACATCATCTACCTCGGCCACGTCGATGCGCTGAAGGTCGTCCAGGAGCAGGACGGCATGCTGCAGATCGGTGCCGGCGTCTCGCTGGAAGACGCTTACGGTGCCTTGTGCCGCCACTACCCGGCCGAGCTGGGCGAGATGCGCCAGCGTTTCGCCTCGCTGCCGATCCGCAACGCCGGCACCCTGGGCGGCAACGTCGCCAACGGCTCGCCCATCGGCGACTCGATGCCATGGCTGATCGCGCTGGGCGCGCAGGTCGTGCTGTACGGCGCCGCGGGCGAGCGGGTGCTGGCGCTGGAAGATTTTTACCTGGACTATATGAAGAAGGACCTGCAGCCGGGCGAATTCGTGCGTGCCGTGCGCGTGCCATTGCCGCGCGCCGGCGTGGTGTTCCGCACGTATAAGCTGGCGAAGCGCTTCGACCAGGACATCTCGGCCGTCTGCGCCGCGTTCGCATTCACGCTGGACGGCGACACGATCGCCTCGGCGCGCATCGCCTTCGGCGGCATGGCCGCCACACCGAAGCGCGCCCGCGCCGCCGAAGCGTTGCTGGCGGGCCGTCGCTGGGACGAAGCCGCCGTGAGCGACGCGATGGCCGCGCTGGCGCAGGACTACGCGCCTCTGACGGACATGCGGGCCTCCAGCGCCTACC from Pseudoduganella armeniaca includes the following:
- the xdhA gene encoding xanthine dehydrogenase small subunit — its product is MSEPIRFYYRGAVHEVRDAAPTQTVLQHLREDLHCTGTKEGCAEGDCGACTVVLGSVVDGKLELKAVNSCIQLTPTLDGKALFTVEDLQQPDGALHPVQQALVECHGSQCGFCTPGFAMSLWGMYLKLDGATPARKQIDDCLSGNLCRCTGYRPIIDAAKRMVELPPVTFDTVRLTEQLAALKRDRLAVYSTHGQTFLAPRTLDELVQLRAANPAATLLAGSTDVGLWITKQMRELGDIIYLGHVDALKVVQEQDGMLQIGAGVSLEDAYGALCRHYPAELGEMRQRFASLPIRNAGTLGGNVANGSPIGDSMPWLIALGAQVVLYGAAGERVLALEDFYLDYMKKDLQPGEFVRAVRVPLPRAGVVFRTYKLAKRFDQDISAVCAAFAFTLDGDTIASARIAFGGMAATPKRARAAEALLAGRRWDEAAVSDAMAALAQDYAPLTDMRASSAYRLRAAQNLLRRFWLETRPDAPLPADAVNAFACFA